The genomic window GGTTATACAGCCGAAGTAGATTTGATTTTACATCCAGCCTGGACAACCGATTGGATTACACCAAGAGGTAGAAAAGCTTTGGAAGATTACGGAATCGCAGCACCATTAGATGCTGAGTCTGATAAATCAGTGTTGTTAGAAGGAAAAAAATTAGTGAAGTGTCCGCAATGCGGAAGCACAAATACAAAAATGATAAGTCAATTTGGTTCTACAGCCTGCAAAGCACAATTTCAGTGTGAGGACTGCCAAGAACCCTTTGATTATTTTAAATGTTTGAAATGAAGGGATTACGAACAACAATATATAAAGTTGCAAGTTTAAAAGATGCTAAAGAATGGTATTCCAAAGCATTTAAAACACAACCGTATTTTGATGAGCCCTTTTATGTGGGCTTTAATATTGGTGGTTACGAATTAGGATTGTTGCCAGACGAATCTCAAAAAGGTGACAATGTTCTATCATATTGGGGCGTAGAAAATATTCAAGAAGCTTATCAAGAGTTAATCAGCTTAGGAGCTGCTGAACACGAAGCACCTCATGATGTAGGAGAGGATATTATGGTGGCAACGGTTAAAGATCCTTGGGAAAATATCATAGGAATTATTTATAATCCACATTTCAAATTACCTTAAAATATGAGTTCGATTCAATCGAAAATAGAGAATAACATTGCTTGGCTTCATTTAAATAGACCAGAAGTCTTTAACAGCTTCAACCGTGAAATGGCATTAAAACTTCAATCAGTTTTAGATGACTGCGAAAGCAATCCAGAAGTAAGAGCAATTGTTTTAACTGGAAACGGAAAAGCGTTTTGTGCAGGTCAAGACTTAAAAGAAGTTACAAGTCCGGAACTAAATCCAGGATTTAAGAAAATTCTAGAGGAACATTACAACCCAATAATTACTAGAATTAGAAACATTAAGAAACCAGTTATTGGTGCTGTAAATGGTGTAGCGGCAGGAGCAGGAGCTAATATTGCGTTGGCTTGTGATATCGTCGTGGCACACGAAAAAGTAAGCTTCATTCAAGCCTTTAGTTTAATTGGTTTGATACCTGATAGCGCAGGAACGTTCTTTTTACCACGATTAATAGGCTTTCAAAAAGCATCAGCTTTAGCAATGTTAGGAGATAAGGTTTCAGCCGATGAAGCAGAAAAAATAGGAATGATTTACAAAGTTTTGCCCTTAGAAAGTTTTGAAGAGGAAGTAAATAAACTGGCCTTAAAACTCGCTAATATGCCAACATTAGCTTTAGGGAAAATTAAGGAAGCTTTCAATCAATCGTTAACCAATGATTTAGAAAGTCAACTAGCATTAGAGTCAAAATTACAAATAGAAGCAGCTCAAACCGAAGATTACGAAGAAGGCGTTTCGGCTTTTGTAGAAAAACGTAAACCAACTTTTAAAGGAAAATAACTTAGGTCTGTCATCCTGAACTTGATTCAGGATCTCACCAATCATGAACAAAGAACTTCTCATACAAACCCACCAAAGAATAAAACCATTTATTCACAGAACACCTGTGCTAACATCACAATTAATAGATGATATAGCAGGTTGTAAAGTGTTTTTTAAATGCGAAAACTTTCAGAAAATGGGAGCCTTTAAAATGAGAGGTGCATCAAATGCTATTTTATCACTTTCAGATAAAGAAAGACAAAACGGAGTCGTAACTCATTCTTCAGGTAATTTTGCTCAAGCTGTTTCATTAGCAGCTAAGAAAATAGGTGTTAAGGCATATATCGTAATGCCAGAAAATGCGCCACAAGCTAAAAAGAATGGTGTTAAAACCTATGGTGGTGAAATTATAGAATGTGAGTCGACAGCTGAAGCTAGAGAATTTACGGCGAATAAAATTCAAAAAGAAACTAAAGCGTCGTTTCTACATCCATCCAATCAGGATGAAGTGATATTTGGTAATGCTACAGCAGCTATGGAGTTGTTAGAAGAGCAGCCTAATCTTGATGTAATTATAGCACCAGTTGGAGGTGGTGGATTATTGGCAGGTACAGCTTTGGCTGTTAATCAGTTTGCTCCGAATTGTAAAGTTATAGGTGCAGAACCTATGGAAGTAGACGATGCTTATCGCTCATTAAAATCGGGAAAGATTAAAAAAAATGAAAGTACGAATACCATTGCAGACGGATTAAAAACGTATCTGGGTGATCGGAATTTTCCAATCATTAAAGCTTTGGTGAATAAAATTATCAGAGTTGAGGAACAAGAAATTAAAGAGGCCATGCAACTCATTTGGGAACGAATGAAAATAGTTGTAGAACCATCAAGCGCAGTAGCTTTTGCTGCTGTTTTGAAGAATAAAGAAGAATTTAAAAATAAGAACGTCGGAATTATCATTTCTGGCGGAAATGTAGATTTGGCAAATCTTCCATTTTGATGTATGATGTTAAGAGGACTTTTTAAAGATAAATATTTATATGTAAAGCTTTGGAGGAATGAAGCACAAGTCATAGACGTTGTAAATGGAGTAAGTTTAAGAGAGAAATCAAATATTGAGTTTTCAAATGACAGATTGTTAATAGCCAATTTTTATGAGGCAATAACATTTTTGAAGAATTTAATCCATAAAATAAAAAAAGATTATAGAGTTAAAAGATATAATTCAATACTTGTTCACCCAATGGAATTTATTGAAGGAGGTATATCCGAAGTAGAATTACAAATTTTTTTAGAGGTATTTGAAAGTGTTGGAGGAAAAGTCGTAAAAGTTTGGGACGGAGAGGAATTAGATAGAGGACAAGTGATTGAAAAATTAAAGAATAAAAGTTTATGAACGTAGGAATAATCGGTTCAGGAACAATGGGAAGTGGCATCGCTCAAGTAGCGGCTACTGCTGGTTGTTCTGTGAAATTATACGATACCAACCAAGAAGCTTTAGATAAGGCTAAAGCGAGTCTTGAAAAAATATTAAGT from Winogradskyella sp. MH6 includes these protein-coding regions:
- the paaD gene encoding 1,2-phenylacetyl-CoA epoxidase subunit PaaD, giving the protein MITTEQHINPKLVSILESISDPEIPVLSIMDMGVVRSAVIENNLVKIEITPTYSGCPAMDVIGDDIKRAMQKAGYTAEVDLILHPAWTTDWITPRGRKALEDYGIAAPLDAESDKSVLLEGKKLVKCPQCGSTNTKMISQFGSTACKAQFQCEDCQEPFDYFKCLK
- a CDS encoding VOC family protein — encoded protein: MKGLRTTIYKVASLKDAKEWYSKAFKTQPYFDEPFYVGFNIGGYELGLLPDESQKGDNVLSYWGVENIQEAYQELISLGAAEHEAPHDVGEDIMVATVKDPWENIIGIIYNPHFKLP
- a CDS encoding enoyl-CoA hydratase-related protein — protein: MSSIQSKIENNIAWLHLNRPEVFNSFNREMALKLQSVLDDCESNPEVRAIVLTGNGKAFCAGQDLKEVTSPELNPGFKKILEEHYNPIITRIRNIKKPVIGAVNGVAAGAGANIALACDIVVAHEKVSFIQAFSLIGLIPDSAGTFFLPRLIGFQKASALAMLGDKVSADEAEKIGMIYKVLPLESFEEEVNKLALKLANMPTLALGKIKEAFNQSLTNDLESQLALESKLQIEAAQTEDYEEGVSAFVEKRKPTFKGK
- a CDS encoding pyridoxal-phosphate dependent enzyme, with the protein product MNKELLIQTHQRIKPFIHRTPVLTSQLIDDIAGCKVFFKCENFQKMGAFKMRGASNAILSLSDKERQNGVVTHSSGNFAQAVSLAAKKIGVKAYIVMPENAPQAKKNGVKTYGGEIIECESTAEAREFTANKIQKETKASFLHPSNQDEVIFGNATAAMELLEEQPNLDVIIAPVGGGGLLAGTALAVNQFAPNCKVIGAEPMEVDDAYRSLKSGKIKKNESTNTIADGLKTYLGDRNFPIIKALVNKIIRVEEQEIKEAMQLIWERMKIVVEPSSAVAFAAVLKNKEEFKNKNVGIIISGGNVDLANLPF